The DNA segment TTGCCAATAAATCGAATTGGGCATCCGAGTCACGTTCACCAGCGAATCGGCTGTGGATATTTAGGTACTCGCTTGATGTGGTCAGTGGAATGTCGATCGTTGCCGCGTTGATGACCGTGTAGGCATGGGCCTCGTTGAATCCGACCTTGCCGTCGTTGTCATAGTCGGGCAGTTCGATGGGATCGCCCGATCGATCGGTACCGTGTATTGCAGCCCAGAAATAAGTGCTGTACTCGACGTAGTTGGTTTCATCGACATCAGGCGTGCATCCGGCGGCCGGCCGATCATGGACGGTTGCAAAGAACCCCACGCGTCTCTGTTTGGCCAGCCCTTTCTTGGGGTCACCGTTGACGTAACAGAAACGTGAAAACCCACCTGCGTAACACTGCACCATGACAACCACGACATCAATATCGTCCGGCAATTTGTCAAGCAGCGACGAAAACTCGGACATCTTCAGCGACGAATTTTCCCATAGCGCGATCTCGGTATCAAACGGCTTTTTGTCTTTGCTGCTGGGGGTTCCGTGCGCGGTGACGTAGACAAACAAGCGATCGCCTGACTTGATATTCTTGGATGCTTGATCAAACCATTGTCGCACGTTGTCGGCCGTGGCTGCGTCGCGGGCACCCGGGACTTGATGGTTTCGGTAGAAAAGGCCAAGGTCGTTCGTATCACCAAACAGTTCGGCCATCCACCGATTGGCTTCGGGGATCGACGCCGGGTCAATCACTTGCAGGTCACTCGCTGGATCGTTGCCGTCGGCGAAGTAGGTGTCTGCAACTGGCTTTGGTGATCCTGTCTTCGCGGCGTAAGTGGCTTTGATCACCCGTTGGAACAGCAGCACGTTCTTTTCCAGCGATACTTGGTTTCCCGATGGCGCGTAGCCGCCGCCAATTGTCAGGAAGTGGTCACTGGCAGTTGTGCGCCGGTGTCCCACGCCAAGCGATGCAACAGCGGACAGTCCCGCGAGTGCGGCAATCCAAACGTATTTCATGGTGACTTGCCAACACTCGGTAGAACGAAGGAGGAAGGGATTTGGCCGCGGCAGTTGTTTTTGGCGCCCACGGCTATTCTAACTTGGGCCAGGGATGGCTGTGTCCAATCCCCTACGTTCTCGACGCGAAGGCGTAGAATGCGTGAACGTGCGTGACTTGATCTCGTCGACAACAACGTCTTCCTTTTGAAATCGGATCGTTCTATGAGCCAATCAAACCCCTATGCACCGTCGACGCATCTGCCCGTTTGCGATCTGCAGATCCGAAAAGTCAAAGTTCGTCCGCTGGATCTATTAAAGCGTGGTTACCGGATGTTGGGTGATCAGTACTGGTTGTTTCTGGGGATCACGATTGTCGGCATGATTGTGGGGTCGGCGGTTCCTTTTGGCCTGATCTTGGGGCCAATGCTGGTTGGCATCTATGGATGCTATGCCGCACGCGAACGCGGCGAGACGGTTGAGTTCGCTCAGCTTTTTCGAGGCTTCGATTCATTCAAAGAATCGTTCATCGCCTACTTGGTTGTCTTGGCCGCCGCGATGGTAGTCATGATTCCGGTGATGATCGCGATGTTTGTCATCGTGATCTTGCCGATCGCCTCGTCGGCGGCGCAGAACGGCGGCAATGGCGGACCTCCGCCAGGCTTTCCAATTGCGATTTTGGCTTTCTATCCGGTAATAATCATCCTGAACATCGTGATTGCGATTCCGTTCCTGTTTGCGTTCCAGCTGATTGCTGATCGCAATATGCGCGGGATCGACGCGGTGAAGGCAAGTGTGCAGGGAGCGCTAAAGAACCTGTTCGGCATCACGTGGTACATGGTGGTGCTGACCTTCATTTCGCTGATTCTGGTTTGTATGTGCTACGTGCCAGTGTTCTTTTTCTTTCCCGTTTCGTTCGGAGCAATCTTCTTGCTCTACCGAGACATCTTTCCAAATCCTGGTTCGATGCAATCGTTTGCACCTGAGAACTAACGGTCGAAAGGCTACTTTGAGTTGACCGATTCTCGAGTCGATCGCTTGTCCTTCTGTTGATTGCGATCGAGCCGTTTGGCCATGGCATCGGTCTTGCGTCGTTCTTCTCGCAACACCCGTTGTCGAGGGTCTGCAGGCTTTGTTAGCCACTGACGAATCTGGTCGAACAATCCCATCGTATTCCCTTATCTTTAGCCAAGCAGAAAAGTGGGTTGGCAATGTCCCTTCCAACCTCTGTTGCCGAATCATAGGCGATCTGGGCGTACCGGCGCTGTCGAATCTCGGAAACTTGCGGTAGAGCGCCGCTGGCCGGGGGGCGTGTTGGTTCCCCATCGCGATCGGCTTCGGTAGGGGGGTAGGCCGAGGCTACGGTCCTTCGTGCAACAAGACGAATGGGAAGATGCCCGATCCATGCCCGTCACTGAACGCAATGTTGTAAGCGTAGCTGCCGACCGGTCGCATGGACTCGATTGTAAGAGGGCGTGCTTCGGCGGCACTTAGCACTGGCAATCCGACGAGCTTTCCTTTCGCATCGGCTTTCTCGGCCTCGCCCCGTTTCTTTTCGCGGCACGTTGCACACGGGCATGCTTTGCGAAGCTGCGGCGTTGTCCATCGCGTCGTGGTGTCATCGCTCCACTTGATCACGATGGTCGTATCGCCATCGCGATCGATTGAAAGCGGGACCACATCAGTCTGTGTGAGTTTTGGTTTGATGGGATCACGAAGTGTCATTGGCTTTAGCGGTTCGTAAGGGATCGTAATGTAAGGGATCGTAGCGAAACTAAGTTCGGGACATTGCCCTTCCGCAAGCGGGAAGGTTGGTTTGTGCATGGTGAACGTTGACGTACCGGGAAACCCGACTGCATTCGGCTAGCGTCGATCAATCAAACGCTTCGCTTTTGCTTCGAATTTTGGCAGCGATTCACTAGGTAACGCTTGAACGTCGATTCGCATTGCCAATCGATCTCGTAGCAGTCCGGCCAAACGATCTGCGCTGGACTGCTCTGCTTCGACTTCGATCGCTAATTGGTCCATGTGGTTTTTGCGAGTGACGATGATGCGAAATTCTGCGGTTGATTCGACCTCGCGAATGATGGCTTCGATGCTGGACGGAAACACATTGACGCCGCGGATGACGATCATGTCATCGGATCGCCCGAGGACTCCGCCGTCGAGCCACAGGAACTTGCACGGTTGGTCATGGTTTCGATAGCCGCGAACGATATCGCCGGTGCGGTACCGAAGGACCGGACCGCCGAGACGTCCAAGACTGGTCAGTACTAATTCGGCTGGTTCGCCGTCGTCTACTGTTCGGCCGCCCGGTGAATCGTCGTCAAAGACAAGGCATTCGGCAATGAACTCGGTTTCGATTACATGAATGCCGCGGCCATCGTCGCTGCCGAAACCCCACGCGCCAACTTCGCTGGCACCGGTATGGTCAATGACCTTGGCACCCCAAGCATGCTCGATCGTATGGCGGATCGACGCAATGCTGCCGCCCGGTTCGCCGGCGACGATGATTCGCGACACTGTGTTCCTAGTCAGGTCGATACCAAGCTTCTTGGCAACTTCGGACAGGTGCAGCGCGTACGTCGGTGTGCAGCACATGACGGTGCATTCATAGTCGTTGATCATCTGCAAGCGATTCTCGCTGGACATGCCGCCACCAGGAACAACGGTCGCGCGTCGGCGAACCAGCGCATCGTGTGCGGTCCAGAAACCAATAAATGGTCCAAACGAAAACGCCATCAAAGCAACGTCTTGATCGGTCACGTTGGCTGCATCGAGCACGAAGTCCCAACATCGCAGCCACCAGGCCCAGTCATCAGGCGTGTCCAGCACCGCCATCGGAAATCCACGCGTGCCGCTGGTTTGGTGTAACCGCGTGTATTGGCAGCGAGGCAAATCAAACACCCGCCCAGGCGAACATCGAGTGTCGCCTAGCAACGCGTCCTTGGTCATCAGCGGCAATGACGCTAGGTCCTCGAGCGATTTGAGCGGAATCAAAGAACCCGCCAAGTGACCAGAGAAATACGGACGCTCGCAAACTTGCATCAGCATCGTGTTCAGCTTTCCTAACTGAATCGATCGCAGTTGATCCGACGACAAGGCTAAAGAGTCGCGGTAGGCGTTTTCGGCTGACAAAGTGGCGCTCAAAGGGGGCAAGAATCATTGTGAAGAAGTCGTGAATCTCCGATTCGCTCCATCTTACCAAACCCCGTGCGGATGATGTCACATACGCAAAATCGCCGGCTTTTTACAAGATTTAAGGACGCTGGTTTCACAAAGCGGCGAGTTGTCTCAATCGCCGATTGTGCAGGAACCATGAAGACTCTGTGAGATGGCTAATTGGCTGTTGCAACCAAGCGGTTTGGCGACAAGGATTCTCGCGTTGCCTGATTCGGACGGATGGAATCCGCCCGGCTAGCGCAGTAGTGATTACGGCCGTCGTGTGGATCGAGTTCGGTTCCCGCGAGTGCCGCGACGAACAATTCAAACAACAAGTTTCTTGTCAACATGCGACGAATCGGATTCACTCTTATTGAAATGCTAGTTGTCATCTCGATCATCGGCATACTCGCAGCTCTGCTGCTTCCTGCAGTGTCGAAGGCGCGTGAAGCCGCTCGCAGTGTCGAGTGTCAAAACAACTTGCGGAACTTTGGTGTCACGCTGACCGCGCGGAGCGCCCAGTCGCCCGACGGCGCGTTCTGTACCGGTGCGTTTGACTTGCAACGCGACGGCGTGCCCACCGAACAGGGCTGGGTCGCAGACCTGGTCAAACGAGGAGTCTTGGTTGGCGAGATGCGTTGCCCCAGCAGTTCGGTAGTGACAAGCAAGGCGATTGAGCAAATGTTGACGATGCCGCTGATCGAATTGCAGTCGACGGACTGTCTCGATCATTTGGGCAGTAAGTCGTACACCGACGAAATGGGACAGTTGATCAAGAACGTGTGTCGAACGATCTCGGACGACTCTTTGTCGCCGCTCGATATGAAGCGCGCTGAATTGATTGATCAGAAAGCCATTCAGAAAGGCTACAACACGAACTTCGCCGCATCATGGTTCTTGGTACGTACCGAGCTTCGGCTTGACGAAGACGGGAATCCCGATGCCGGTAACGCTGCTTGCACTGACCTGGACACCAAGAGTCGCAACGTGACTCGCGGACCACTGACGACTCGCGATTTGGATAGCAATAAGGCTTCGTCGAGTACCGTGCCGCTGCTGTGCGATGCTGCTGCTACTGGAACAATCTCGGCCGCGGTCGGTGAGATAGAAAGCGGATCGTTTTACGGAACCGGTATCGTCGGCGGCCCAATTGGCAATCGCAAAGACATTGACAACGACGCGGACGGAACGCCGGAAACGCCCAGTGCTTTCTTGCTTTCGAAGCCCACGTTCGCCGTCGGCAGCAAGAATCGCACAGGTGCCGACGGTTGGTTGAAGCAGTGGAACCATGACACGCGTCAAGACTATCGCGGCATGTCACCGCTGCACCAGGGCGTCGTCAACGTGTTGATGGCCGACGGTTCGGTGCGTGGAATTGTCGACGCGAACAACGATGGGTTCATCAACAACGGTTTCGATGGTGCCGATGTGGTGACGCCGACGAATGGTCCGTTTTGGACAGACTCGGAAATCGAAGCAGAGACGTTGCAGTTGGCGAGTTTTTACTCGCTTGGTTCGCACGGGAATGAAAAGTAGTTCAGGTTTCTTATTCGTACTCATTGCTGGAGTCGGCGTAGGCTCGCAGCGGCAGGCGTCACCATAGGAGGATTGCGACCTAACCAACTTCGTGATTGATAAAGCTTAGGCCGCAGTTTGCGGTAGGAAGTGGCTCGCCGTCTTCTCGATCGAGAGAGGTTGACGGCGAGGGAAACACGACCGTCTTTCGTCGTGTTTAAGACCTCAATAGAAAAAAGCAGAGTGGGAGACGGTCCTGGTCTTTGGAATCCGGTTCAGACGGAAGCCAATGTCACCTTCAAGGGACGCGTCCCACCACTCTACCGGTATCACAATTTTGGGCGCGGGCAATGTTTCGCGTCCAGAGACATTCCAAGGATTTTAAGTATGCGTTTGCGTAAAGTATCAGGTTTCACCCTGATCGAACTGTTGGTCGTCATCTCGATCATCGCCCTGTTGGCGGCCCTGTTACTGCCAGCAATCACCAAGGCACGTGAAGCCGCTCGTTCGGCACAATGCCAAGCCAACCTGAAGAACATCGGTGTTGGTCTGTTCAAATTCAGCACGCGTAGCCCCGGCGGACAATTCTGCTCCGGTGCCTACGACCTCCGTCG comes from the Rubripirellula reticaptiva genome and includes:
- a CDS encoding phenylacetate--CoA ligase family protein, which gives rise to MSAENAYRDSLALSSDQLRSIQLGKLNTMLMQVCERPYFSGHLAGSLIPLKSLEDLASLPLMTKDALLGDTRCSPGRVFDLPRCQYTRLHQTSGTRGFPMAVLDTPDDWAWWLRCWDFVLDAANVTDQDVALMAFSFGPFIGFWTAHDALVRRRATVVPGGGMSSENRLQMINDYECTVMCCTPTYALHLSEVAKKLGIDLTRNTVSRIIVAGEPGGSIASIRHTIEHAWGAKVIDHTGASEVGAWGFGSDDGRGIHVIETEFIAECLVFDDDSPGGRTVDDGEPAELVLTSLGRLGGPVLRYRTGDIVRGYRNHDQPCKFLWLDGGVLGRSDDMIVIRGVNVFPSSIEAIIREVESTAEFRIIVTRKNHMDQLAIEVEAEQSSADRLAGLLRDRLAMRIDVQALPSESLPKFEAKAKRLIDRR
- a CDS encoding DUF971 domain-containing protein; amino-acid sequence: MHKPTFPLAEGQCPELSFATIPYITIPYEPLKPMTLRDPIKPKLTQTDVVPLSIDRDGDTTIVIKWSDDTTTRWTTPQLRKACPCATCREKKRGEAEKADAKGKLVGLPVLSAAEARPLTIESMRPVGSYAYNIAFSDGHGSGIFPFVLLHEGP
- a CDS encoding DUF1559 family PulG-like putative transporter; the encoded protein is MRRIGFTLIEMLVVISIIGILAALLLPAVSKAREAARSVECQNNLRNFGVTLTARSAQSPDGAFCTGAFDLQRDGVPTEQGWVADLVKRGVLVGEMRCPSSSVVTSKAIEQMLTMPLIELQSTDCLDHLGSKSYTDEMGQLIKNVCRTISDDSLSPLDMKRAELIDQKAIQKGYNTNFAASWFLVRTELRLDEDGNPDAGNAACTDLDTKSRNVTRGPLTTRDLDSNKASSSTVPLLCDAAATGTISAAVGEIESGSFYGTGIVGGPIGNRKDIDNDADGTPETPSAFLLSKPTFAVGSKNRTGADGWLKQWNHDTRQDYRGMSPLHQGVVNVLMADGSVRGIVDANNDGFINNGFDGADVVTPTNGPFWTDSEIEAETLQLASFYSLGSHGNEK